A window from Peromyscus eremicus chromosome 1, PerEre_H2_v1, whole genome shotgun sequence encodes these proteins:
- the LOC131902736 gene encoding vomeronasal type-1 receptor 2-like produces MLLNLFISGKKNMVPENLPMGILFFSLTAVGILGNWSVLLPYIMSVFTGKSLMPKDQILRHLILANSLVIISRVIPHIMVQLGLQYLLGDLLCKLTLYSNRVARAISLHCTCLLSCFQAITISPSNSRWMKLKHRVSKYMARSCSLSWLVHLLLNSKTAIDVIGPDTNKNFTKKIKLGYCSAFVASNLVTVLRLLLHCFIDGLYLGLMVWTSDFMMHILYRHKIQLQHIHSAQHSLRVSPEDRATKTILTLVCSTLVCTFVLSYSMSFILVIYNVAFDNPSLWIINIFTFLDTFFPTFCPFILICNNKSGTKNHFPCCRRR; encoded by the exons ATGCTGTTAAATttgtttatctcaggtaaaaagaacatggttcctgagaacttgccaatggggattctttttttttctctaacagcTGTTGGAATTCTTGGCAACTGGTCAGTTCTTCTTCCATATATCATGTCTGTATTCACTGGAAAAAGTCTGATGCCCAAAGACCAGATTTTAAGGCATTTGATTCTAGCCAATtccttggtcattatctcaagaGTAATTCCTCACATAATGGTACAGCTGGGCTTGCAATATCTCCTGGGTGACCTTTTATGTAAACTCACTCTCTACAGTAATCGAGTGGCCCGGGCCATTTCCTTGCACTGCACCTGCCTCTTGAGTTGCTTCCAAGCAATCACAATCAGCCCCAGCAACTCCAGGTGGATGAAGCTTAAACACAGAGTCTCCAAGTACATGGCTCGGTCCTGCTCACTGAGCTGGCTTGTGCATCTGCTCCTAAACAGCAAAACAGCTATAGATGTGATTGGACCTGATACTAACAAAAACTTCACCAAGAAAATCAAGTTGGGGTACTGCTCGGCGTTTGTTGCTAGCAACCTTGTAACTGTACTACGTCTGTTATTGCATTGTTTCATTGATGGTCTGTATTTGGGTCTCATGGTTTGGACCAGTGACTTCATGATGCACATCCTCTACAGGCACAAGATTCAGCTACAACATATTCACAGTGCCCAGCATTCTCTCAGAGTCTCCCCTGAAGACAGAGCCACAAAAACCATCTTGACccttgtctgct caacacttgTCTGTACCTTTGTCCTCTCCTATTCAATGTCCTTCATATTAGTTATCTATAATGTGGCATTTGACAATCCAAGTCTGTGGATAATCAACATATTTACATTCCTAGACACATTTTTTCCCACATTTTGCCCCTTCATCCTCATCTGTAATAACAAATCTGGTACAAAGAATCATTTTCCCTGCTGTAGGAGAAGGTAA
- the LOC131904383 gene encoding zinc finger and SCAN domain containing protein 4D-like, with protein MTSQHNNSFKPQSPESGLVLDNRNFLPSQDTSLQWEEDICNFSTAQLNFPTNDNGYCAKQELQAMWKWFTSWLKPEKSSKEQMISQLVLAEFLKTGHYKDKSVLKEKWESNGRNLGRFMEDLTDECLKPPTMVHTSMQGQEALFSKNMSLEETINLLKEQQSARSSIQESAKTPLPIPQDMLLTTGHEDWEDGQNNGWSNSDVNDGDSSPGNEMDSLSLIQQVQFNEPKDRSVSDGNPLDLSRTNKEDESVLC; from the exons ATGACTTCACAGCACAACAACTCCTTTAAACCCCAGTCACCAGAAAGTGGCCTTGTGTTAGACAACAGGAACTTCCTTCCAAGCCAGGATACTTCTCTACAGTGGGAAGAAGATATCTGTAACTTCTCAACTGCTCAGCTCAACTTTCCCACAAATGACAATGGTTACTGTGCAAAGCAGGAACTGCAAGCAATGTGGAAGTGGTTTACCTCCTGGTTGAAGCCAGAAAAGAGTAGCAAGGAGCAGAtgatttctcagctggtcttggctGAGTTTCTCAAAACTGGGCACTACAAGGACAAGTCTGTCTTGAAAGAGAAGTGGGAATCAAATGGCAGAAACCTGGGGAGATTCATGGAGGATCTGACTGATGAGTGCTTGAAGCCTCCCACCATG gttcacacctccatgcaggGGCAGGAAGCCCTCTTTTCTAAGAACATGTCTTTAGAAGAAACCATCAACCTTTTGAAAGAGCAGCAATCAGCAAGAAGTTCAATACAAGAGAGTGCAAAGACACCCTTGCCAATCCCCCAAGACATGTTATTGACAACAG gacatgaagactgggaagatggccAAAACAATGGCTGGAGCAATAGTGATGTAAATGATGGGGATAGTAGTCCTGGAAATGAGATGGACTCCCTTTCCCTTATCCAACAAGTTCAGTTTAATGAACCTAAAGACAGAAGTGTTTCTGATGGAAATCCTCTGGATTTaagcagaacaa ATAAAGAAGATGAGTCTGTTTtatgttaa